Below is a genomic region from Brassica rapa cultivar Chiifu-401-42 chromosome A08, CAAS_Brap_v3.01, whole genome shotgun sequence.
ataaAGCATCTCACTAGTCAAATGTGAGCTTCTAATCAAATATTTGCATTTTTCTTGATGAGATCCTTAATAAACTCTTTGATGGTTTGACTTCTTTCTTGATGTCACATGTTGAAAATGCCCTCAAGAACATCCATGAATCACAGATCCTCGCATAGTTTCCATTGCTTCACTGGTTCACTCAAACGTGCTGGAACTTTAGTAGACCAGTCACTAAGATCAGGTACGCCTCCGGTCAATGCAACAAAATTGAGACCTTCTGAATCTGGCGTCCTCTTCCAGCAAACCTGCATCGAAAATCCCATTTAAACGAGCACGTAACAAAAAAAGGATGAAAGATGAAATGTGATGCTTACTTGTCCAGGAAATGCTTCTGACATGACCTTGATGGTATGATTCAACATCCAAACCGAATCACCTAACACCAACTTAGGTTTCTCATTTGTTACAACTTTCTCTTCTTCGATTCCGGCACAGTTCACCATTATGCGACCGTTAGGCATCAGCCTGCTAGCTAGATCATGCCACATTTGAACCTACACAATCTCTAAATTCAAAAACAAGTGCCTAGATCATGATACTAACAACCATAACCGTTTGTAAGTACCTGTTGAAGCTGATCTAAGACCTTTCCATCAGCAAACAAATCAACAATGATTCCTAGATCAAACATAAGAGTTCAAGAATTGAGACAATAAACAGAATAGGTTACAAACATGAACTTGAAGAAATTTTACCAGCATATTTTCCTGAAACATCTTCAGAAGGAGAAAGAGCATCATCTACAAGAACACGAAGACTACCGCCTTTTGGTGTTGGCTTCTCTAGTTCAGACAGCTCCATATACTCTCTTGCTTTCTCAATCAACTATTGTCCATAAAAGAAAACCAAAGTGAACTCAATATTCCATTAGATAAAAGTCTTATTTTGTTTCAAGAGTATGAATTTTCATACAATGTCATCAATTTCCCAACCCTCAAGCTGAACAGAAGGATACAACTCAAGAATCAATCTTGCAGCTGTTCCACCACCCTATAACATATGAACATAAGTCAATGTACATCTAAAGACAATTTGATATGAGATTCATTGAGTAGCTCTCACCAATCCATAGATTGCAATGGGACCATCAGGGACAATGGGTGGCAAACTTGCAAACTCATCCTGTAACAAAAACGTTGATAAGATTCAAA
It encodes:
- the LOC103836117 gene encoding uncharacterized protein LOC103836117 yields the protein MAALSSTSCLHSLAGHERYFLSCKTSQFSKPSFIKPSLKKPRFSVPFCIKQSDREERQIQKESSREEDKEEEEDYWVVTAVRSKYNEIVIVDTVDARYLLLDSTKNAHSVINKGGDNWTDSYWDEFASLPPIVPDGPIAIYGLGGGTAARLILELYPSVQLEGWEIDDILIEKAREYMELSELEKPTPKGGSLRVLVDDALSPSEDVSGKYAGIIVDLFADGKVLDQLQQVQMWHDLASRLMPNGRIMVNCAGIEEEKVVTNEKPKLVLGDSVWMLNHTIKVMSEAFPGQVCWKRTPDSEGLNFVALTGGVPDLSDWSTKVPARLSEPVKQWKLCEDL